In Capsicum annuum cultivar UCD-10X-F1 chromosome 11, UCD10Xv1.1, whole genome shotgun sequence, one genomic interval encodes:
- the LOC107848645 gene encoding uncharacterized protein LOC107848645 codes for MGHQNNGKGKKEEEMKKERVVEEEEVEEGGEEGEHDEQDGMSVHSPCKPASSALRKEQSQVELEIRLLEALEIYPPAKLRGIHRHFVLYGLTEYLRRSFNRHFAPDDVLKLLDRFYNLEMVKPDDEDAEILNQEEEFCLPHSYFSKEEP; via the exons ATGGGGCATCAAAACAATgggaaaggaaagaaagaagaagaaatgaagaaggaaagagtagtagaagaagaagaagttgaagAAGGTGGTGAAGAAGGTGAACATGATGAACAAGATGGAATGTCTGTTCATTCTCCTTGTAAACCTGCTTCTTCTGCTCTTCGTAAG GAGCAATCACAAGTGGAATTGGAGATTAGATTGTTGGAGGCTCTTGAAATCTATCCCCCTGCCAAATTGAGAG GCATCCATCGTCATTTTGTCCTTTACGGCTTAACAGAATATCTGCGTAGAAG CTTCAATAGGCATTTTGCTCCTGATGATGTTTTGAAGCTGCTGGATCGCTTCTACAACTTGGAAATGGTG AAACCAGATGATGAGGATGCAGAAATCCTAAATCAAGAGGAAGAGTTTTGCCTGCCGCATAGTTATTTCTCGAAGGAGGAACCTTGA